One segment of Lachancea thermotolerans CBS 6340 chromosome E complete sequence DNA contains the following:
- the POM152 gene encoding Pom152p (similar to uniprot|P39685 Saccharomyces cerevisiae YMR129W POM152 Nuclear pore membrane glycoprotein may be involved in duplication of nuclear pores and nuclear pore complexes during S-phase), with amino-acid sequence MDFRHRFNDEKPSSARLRERSSSFARTAWHDSTHEMSASRKDDLPLISTEVLDIPSQRALVVAVFAIIQAYKLYDLILLKSGLPVAGVLLTSSRFNFISKYLVIDSLFLYFLPGLKIPKLTFRPVAVLLQIMAVTATTVFLSNEQNFPLLTFLVSAWTKFNAKELSLTGGSVSQRKLVDPASHFKGAHTIKILPENTAMLNPFHDSFCINLDGTSVDDIHIPLRINSTSELDFVQLEYHSLDSPAKELLNFTKKQLVEVPRSHELFQRDRASHHNSIRYFLLPVEEIGLYKVKQVIDSKKFHLRLYKSEVIIPHCPWGVIAGLGNFDRCVGDSNKVSIEVHGVPPMELEYTRSLNGESSKFVDSSLQPEYFDSPLMFNQKAYTAENLADLKWARSYPVTINLEALLKDDGVHSYTLQRVVDGFGNKMDFSGLSSSLLEKYGLSYSFKVHDLPKATLDSKFDHNSPTKRSLEIKFESSRDWDDAVPYKAAIEVINDSEERSILEYELKKPVTEIPIDQPGTYRLESVGSKFCSGIVVDKSNILVTQPIPPRLEVKSTPILDQCVGQVGLNFDLTFTGVPPFYYRTKIYKIEGKERKLHDAKKFTSQGTRNQFHYSPSSEGNYEIVFDQISNTLFTKAIPLSPVEDYTFKTSMRVKPDAAISSHYATQLCLGSRSKVPVAFKGEPPFSLEYDILETSTNKRVTYSLNDINSFNYDLQTPVFDVGGDYILSLVSVKDTSGCLVGLSSSDARIEVRRDVPSAGFNSFENHDVMLIKEGAFAELPLSLSGVAPFTVSYQHFDSKGEHMGTYDATFMSSYKAGLKVEKEGTYKLMSVKDRSCLGKISESKEFSVAFLEKPGFKVLEHNKLSKHDDMVFAKDDVCENFEETVDLVLSGSAPFVLSYELMSPSGQIASRSIQVATKFASIKLPNDRSGQYTLTVKGVSDSHYTEKDLAKIGFTTLDVVVKQHVRPLPAIGFAEPGKTFRTCSADVDNLSGLEKIALHVKSGRAPFSVSFSIYHESTSKTDYVTIDNVTKKNFDFSKLFKGLKLGTHIVTMGKVVDANGCTSESGSDKNHILISITDVPRISLAEPNMEFCVGDYVAYQLSGLAPFNIKYEFNGVPLKSKERTSQFVRLASEAGIISVLSLQDSASQCLVNFTRPGMEREFEALSLVVHPIPSVTVSRGDYIVEDIHEGDQAEIIFSFEGTPPFSLTYVRTEEVDDKRGKKRPQIVETHKVEDIYSYEYRTFTSLQGRYEAIAISDAYCFAKNNAYFA; translated from the coding sequence ATGGACTTCAGGCATCGATTTAACGATGAAAAACCATCTAGTGCCAGACTGCGCGAGCGCAGCTCGAGCTTTGCGCGCACTGCATGGCATGATTCAACGCACGAGATGAGTGCTTCACGAAAGGACGACCTCCCGCTGATATCCACGGAGGTGCTTGACATTCCCAGCCAGCGTGCACTAGTGGTGGCCGTGTTCGCCATTATTCAAGCATACAAACTGTATGACCTGATACTTCTCAAATCGGGTCTGCCGGTTGCCGGCGTGCTACTGACCAGCTCCCGGTTCAACTTCATATCCAAGTACCTCGTGATCGACTCACTTTTCTTGTACTTTCTGCCGGGGCTGAAGATTCCTAAGCTAACTTTTAGACCTGTGGCGGTGCTGCTGCAGATTATGGCGGTCACTGCGACAACAGTTTTTTTGTCCAATGAGCAGAACTTTCCCTTGCTCACCTTCCTAGTTTCTGCGTGGACGAAGTTCAATGCAAAGGAACTAAGCCTTACGGGTGGTTCTGTCAGCCAGCGCAAGTTGGTAGATCCCGCATCGCACTTCAAAGGTGCTCATACTATCAAAATTCTGCCGGAGAACACTGCCATGCTTAACCCATTTCATGACTCTTTCTGCATTAATCTGGATGGCACAAGTGTAGACGACATCCACATCCCTCTGAGAATAAACTCCACGTCTGAATTGGACTTTGTACAGTTGGAATATCACAGTTTGGACTCTCCCgctaaagagcttttgaattttacaaaaaagcagcttGTCGAAGTTCCAAGATCGCACGAGTTGTTCCAAAGGGACCGTGCCTCCCACCACAATTCGATTCGGTACTTCCTGCTCCCTGTGGAAGAAATTGGTCTGTACAAAGTCAAGCAAGTTATCgattccaagaagtttcaTCTCAGGCTCTATAAGTCTGAAGTCATCATTCCGCACTGCCCTTGGGGTGTGATTGCTGGATTAGGCAACTTTGACAGATGCGTTGGTGATTCTAATAAAGTTTCTATTGAAGTCCACGGTGTCCCACCTATGGAACTTGAGTATACCCGCTCTTTGAACGGCGAGTCTTCGAAATTCGTTGATTCAAGCCTTCAGCCAGAATATTTTGATTCTCCTTTGATGTTCAATCAGAAGGCCTACACCGCTGAAAACCTGGCGGACTTAAAGTGGGCTCGAAGCTACCCGGTTACCATCAATTTAGAAGCCTTACTGAAGGACGATGGTGTGCACTCCTACACTTTGCAAAGGGTGGTTGATGGATTTGGCAACAAAATGGATTTCTCGGGCTTGTCTTCTAGTCTTTTGGAAAAGTATGGGCTTTCTtacagcttcaaagtccACGACCTTCCAAAGGCTACACTCGATTCTAAATTTGATCACAACTCTCCCACGAAAAGATCCTTGGAAATCAAGTTTGAATCTTCTAGAGATTGGGATGATGCTGTTCCATATAAAGCAGCTATCGAGGTCATAAACGATTCAGAAGAGAGGTCAATCTTGGAATATGAGCTGAAAAAACCAGTTACTGAGATTCCTATCGACCAGCCAGGCACCTACAGGCTAGAATCTGTGGGGTCCAAGTTCTGTTCAGGTattgttgttgacaagTCAAACATTTTGGTAACACAACCTATTCCTCCACGCTTAGAGGTGAAGTCAACACCTATATTAGATCAGTGTGTTGGGCAAGTCGGTTTGAATTTTGACCTTACATTCACAGGTGTCCCACCATTTTACTACAGGACCAAGATTTACAAAATCGAGGGCAAAGAGCGCAAGCTGCACGATGCAAAGAAGTTCACTTCTCAAGGCACTAGGAATCAATTCCACTACAGCCCCTCATCGGAAGGAAACTACgaaattgtttttgaccaaaTCTCAAATACTTTGTTCACAAAAGCCATACCCCTGAGCCCTGTTGAAGATTACACCTTTAAAACCTCAATGAGAGTTAAGCCAGACGCCGCTATTTCATCTCATTACGCAACACAACTTTGTCTaggaagcagaagcaaggTTCCTGTTGCCTTCAAGGGTGAACCAccgttttctttggaatATGATATCCTTGAGACATCAACAAATAAAAGGGTGACTTACTCACTGAACGACATCAACTCATTTAACTATGATCTGCAAACACCTGTATTCGATGTCGGTGGCGATTATATTTTATCGCTTGTTTCCGTTAAGGACACCTCTGGGTGCTTGGTAGGCCTCAGTTCCTCTGACGCTCGCATTGAGGTCCGTCGCGATGTACCATCAGCGGGTTTCAATTCCTTTGAAAACCATGATGTAATGTTGATAAAGGAAGGTGCATTCGCGGAGCTGCCACTAAGCTTGTCGGGTGTTGCTCCTTTCACAGTATCTTATCAGCATTTTGATTCGAAAGGAGAGCATATGGGAACCTACGACGCTACTTTTATGTCAAGCTACAAGGCAGGACtaaaagttgaaaaagagggcaCATACAAACTCATGTCTGTTAAAGATCGCAGCTGTTTAGGAAAGATAAGCGAATCTAAGGAATTCAGTGTTGCATTTTTAGAGAAACCCggcttcaaggttttggaGCATAACAAGTTGTCTAAACATGATGATATGGTTTTCGCCAAAGATGACGTCTGcgagaattttgaagagacagTTGATTTGGTATTGAGTGGATCCGCTccttttgttttgtcttATGAGCTGATGTCTCCCAGCGGCCAGATTGCGTCGCGGTCCATTCAAGTTGCTACGAAATTCGCTTCGATCAAGCTGCCGAATGACAGGTCTGGGCAATACACTTTGACTGTAAAGGGCGTCTCAGACTCTCACTATACGGAGAAAGACCTAGCCAAGATAGGGTTTACTACTCTTGATGTTGTAGTTAAACAACATGTTAGACCTTTGCCCGCAATCGGATTTGCTGAACCCGGCAAGACTTTCAGAACCTGCTCCGCAGATGTTGACAACTTATCaggccttgaaaagattgcGCTACATGTCAAAAGTGGACGGGCCCCCTTCTCGGTTTCGTTTAGCATTTACCATGAAAGCACCAGCAAGACAGACTACGTCACGATTGACAACGTCacaaagaaaaattttgacttctctaagcttttcaaaggtttgaagCTTGGTACTCACATTGTTACCATGGGGAAGGTAGTTGACGCCAATGGATGTACCTCTGAATCAGGATCGGACAAGAATCACATCCTTATTTCCATAACGGATGTCCCCCGAATCTCTTTGGCGGAGCCAAACATGGAGTTTTGCGTCGGCGATTATGTTGCTTACCAGCTGAGCGGCCTGGCTCCATTTAACATAAAGTATGAGTTCAACGGTGTGCCATTGAAATCCAAGGAGCGTACTTCCCAATTTGTTAGGTTGGCCTCTGAGGCAGGTATCATATCTGTTCTTTCCCTGCAAGACTCAGCTTCTCAATGCTTAGTTAACTTCACACGTCCTGGGATGGAGCGAGagtttgaagctctttctcttgttgTTCACCCAATCCCTTCAGTCACAGTGTCGCGCGGCGACTATATTGTTGAAGATATTCATGAGGGCGACCAGGCAGAAATCATTTTCTCGTTTGAAGGAACGCCCCCATTCTCGCTGACATACGTCAGAACTGAGGAGGTTGACGACAAGCGCGGTAAGAAAAGGCCGCAAATTGTGGAAACtcacaaagttgaagaCATTTACTCATATGAGTACCGCACTTTCACAAGTTTGCAAGGTAGATACGAGGCAATTGCCATCTCTGACGCTTACTGCTTCGCCAAGAATAACGCATACTTTGCCTGA
- the DPI35 gene encoding Dpi35p (similar to uniprot|Q04223 Saccharomyces cerevisiae YMR130W Hypothetical ORF), which yields MVDEILHVFEGFGAYTVYPDLLELLELIQQEHSEVVLGVVSNTDPIMYKLLENIGLKPYFKNHVYLSYDLELSKPDPVFFEAVLHDVVKQHPELLKNSTLEELKTDCWHVGDEENNDLNCPASAGWNAVLLDRMNKYNHFSESFERAQRSLHQLYTDKIDNDSGKSWQLSMKQVDAIQLSERRFVISNFRTLSQLLFPSTSNGPSSN from the coding sequence ATGGTAGATGAGATCTTGcatgtttttgaaggctttgGCGCATACACAGTTTACCCAGATCTATTGGAGCTTCTAGAGCTCATACAGCAAGAGCACTCCGAAGTGGTATTAGGAGTCGTAAGCAATACAGATCCGATCATGTACAAGCTGTTAGAGAACATCGGCTTAAAACcgtatttcaaaaaccacgTATATTTATCGTACGACCTcgagctttcaaagccgGATCCAGTTTTCTTCGAAGCAGTGCTACATGATGTTGTAAAGCAGCACCCGGAGCTCCTAAAGAATTCGACgcttgaggagctgaaaACTGACTGTTGGCATGTGGGCGACGAGGAAAACAATGACTTGAATTGCCCCGCGAGCGCAGGGTGGAATGCTGTGCTTCTTGATCGAATGAATAAGTACAATCACTTTTCtgagagttttgaaagGGCTCAGCGCAGTCTTCACCAACTGTATACAGATAAGATAGATAACGATTCGGGTAAAAGTTGGCAGCTATCCATGAAACAAGTTGATGCTATTCAGTTATCGGAACGGCGGTTTGTCATTTCGAACTTTCGGACGCTGAGCCAATTGTTATTCCCCAGTACCAGCAATGGTCCAAGTTCTAATTAA
- the COX12 gene encoding cytochrome c oxidase subunit VIb (highly similar to uniprot|Q01519 Saccharomyces cerevisiae YLR038C COX12 Subunit VIb of cytochrome c oxidase which is the terminal member of the mitochondrial inner membrane electron transport chain required for assembly of fully active cytochrome c oxidase but not required for activity after assembly) encodes MSEKQESPLHTVGFDARFPNQNQTMHCWQSYVDYYKCINAKGEDFAPCKVFFRTFSSLCPLDWVERWDEQREKGTFPGDIKP; translated from the coding sequence ATGTCTGAGAAGCAAGAATCCCCACTACACACCGTCGGTTTCGACGCCAGATTCCCAAACCAAAACCAAACCATGCACTGCTGGCAATCGTACGTGGACTACTACAAGTGCATCAATGCCAAGGGTGAAGACTTCGCCCCATGCAaagttttcttcagaaCCTTCTCTTCTCTGTGTCCTTTGGACTGGGTTGAGAGATGGGACGAGCAAAGGGAAAAGGGCACTTTCCCCGGTGACATCAAGCCATAA
- the RIC1 gene encoding Ric1p (similar to uniprot|P40395 Saccharomyces cerevisiae YLR039C RIC1 Subunit of a Golgi membrane exchange factor (Ric1p-Rgp1p) that catalyzes nucleotide exchange on Ypt6p involved in transcription of ribosomal protein genes and ribosomal RNA), protein MLIGPLKPPQFSRVPFAKPSENPGPANNEKTLQTVLLPHSNCMVVLTTRQVLIYNYKPMALVATNLRSNESIEEYGENKSAFADAANSDLFSGIVPEAGPNYAGLHQRKATFYVVSERNFVFVFQVLLGSSPATILKETGIPIVDIQSMDPYFGQELVDNSDESDALTVFDKFDVHKVIQNGYAVEKQQGFLHFLTGSSDNVDEIPIKRIELRLRIILKFEHSILDFAGFREVNTEDNGDHKEYMLVLFPHGLQILELQNFKLKDTSLIKVTGGLKILQFRDSLCVVSQSSEQITINRLNVREKIVYSDKLDFSAESSLINTFERGSALVLAFKKEIVSYNFKDDKIIKRFKALSEINCFEHITEEANIILTKNGMSFLTEFYNCIFSTLDNDNNDNELDDFANFTSLTSLGGTLVCTSHDGRVAKWDLWVEASSPFCDMRHSKPFILLNDFNDIMLFSPTPESSGNVPFQIIKLPTQTINNYVPLLRANGPVTMLAAYVSNKNILLIHNLISNEWHSFPDMIVLEMSWLGSEYLLCYVLDEERNELLKCYHMPSQLGPIPDLSAQILWEYPIPSSSILKSFHANTLSKYKLLKVTSKNADDSDIESMFKIAEIILQNSAGEIRVIDVISKVHADGSSKVKLFHQLPVQKLTESFEEAFDWVLAFNEGFLSYSLGSIVKWEKKGDSEEWSFETLLENVERILDVVDAKAYFVQEESVVIFSLEDLWNNADPIARVAVNENDYPVAISYNAAIIHSVQFVFTRNLCKIVPHQTMYLDQVINHLLQKGAPSQDIDTRYHALNHYKFSLEKILSSKVLTNEPLQSIVELIDYYDQGPKFSGRLEIISNCLRKIEVEHWDYLFKEIKLTPRDLLVQCVEQDEAKVLGVLLMVFLNYDGGKRGGQPEVKPKSKPKRNKKNKNRGANTTHSNSGNASTVSTILNDEELMVQVLKILVNAAASSTEPDQAREFWDLSFQLVRFIHALDNQNHSSLVQDALKLIT, encoded by the coding sequence ATGCTTATAGGTCCATTGAAACCACCCCAGTTTTCGAGGGTGCCGTTCGCTAAACCTTCAGAGAACCCGGGACCTGCCAACAATGAAAAGACTCTCCAAACAGTGTTGTTGCCACACTCGAATTGCATGGTCGTACTCACTACCAGGCAGGTTCTGATTTACAACTACAAGCCGATGGCACTTGTAGCAACCAATTTGCGCAGTAACGAGTCCATTGAAGAGTATGGGGAGAACAAGTCTGCATTTGCTGATGCAGCAAATAGCGATTTATTCAGTGGCATAGTTCCCGAGGCTGGACCAAATTACGCGGGGTTGCATCAGAGGAAGGCAACATTTTATGTGGTTTCTGAAAGAAACTTTGTGTTCGTTTTCCAGGTTCTTCTGGGTTCAAGCCCCGCCACTATCTTGAAGGAAACAGGCATACCGATTGTAGACATTCAGAGCATGGATCCATATTttggtcaagaacttgttgaCAATAGCGACGAAAGTGATGCGCTCACAGTATTTGATAAGTTTGATGTCCATAAAGTGATACAAAATGGGTACGCAGTTGAAAAGCAGCAGGGATTTTTGCACTTCTTAACTGGATCATCTGATAATGTTGATGAAATACCAATAAAAAGGATAGAGCTACGCCTCAGAATAATTCTAAAGTTTGAACATAGCATACTTGATTTTGCTGGTTTTCGTGAGGTGAACACAGAAGACAATGGCGATCACAAGGAATACatgcttgttcttttccCTCACGGACTACAAATCTTGGAGCTACAGAACTTTAAGCTGAAAGATACTTCGCTGATTAAGGTCACTGGCGGATTAAAGATATTACAGTTCAGAGACTCGTTATGCGTTgtttctcaaagttcagAACAGATTACAATTAACAGACTTAATGTCAGAGAAAAAATAGTCTATTCGGACAAACTCGATTTTAGTGCCGAAAGTTCTCTCATCAATACATTTGAGAGAGGTAGTGCACTAGTTCTTGCTTTTAAGAAGGAGATTGTTTCATACAACTTTAAAGATGATAAAATTATCAAGAGATTTAAGGCGCTTTCAGAAATTAACTGCTTTGAACACATTACCGAGGAAGCCAACATTATATTGACAAAGAATGGGATGTCTTTTCTCACCGAGTTCTACAACTGCATTTTTTCGACCCTCGATAATGACAACAATGACAACGAATTGGATGACTTTGCAAATTTCACGAGTCTTACCTCTCTAGGAGGAACTCTGGTGTGCACCTCGCATGACGGGAGAGTCGCTAAGTGGGACCTTTGGGTCGAAGCGTCGAGTCCATTTTGTGACATGAGACATTCTAAACCCTTCATTTTACTAAACGACTTTAACGACATTATGCTTTTCTCACCAACTCCAGAATCCTCCGGAAATGTTCCATTCCAAATCATAAAACTGCCAACACAAACAATCAATAACTACGTTCCCTTGCTCAGAGCGAACGGCCCTGTTACCATGCTTGCGGCGTATGTTTCTAACAAAAATATTCTTTTGATACATAACCTGATATCAAATGAGTGGCACAGCTTCCCAGATATGATAGTGTTAGAAATGAGCTGGCTTGGCTCCGAATATCTACTCTGCTACgtccttgatgaagaaaggAATGAACTATTGAAATGCTACCACATGCCTTCGCAATTGGGGCCGATACCTGATCTTAGCGCTCAAATTCTATGGGAATACCCTATTCCCTCGagctcaattttgaaaagctttcatGCCAATACCCTTTCCAAAtacaaacttttgaaagtaacttcaaaaaacgCAGACGACAGTGATATTGAAAGTATGTTCAAAATAGCTGAGATAATCTTGCAAAATTCGGCGGGAGAAATACGTGTTATCGATGTTATATCCAAGGTTCATGCCGACGGATCGTCAAAAGTCAAACTATTCCATCAATTACCTGTCCAAAAGCTAACCGAATCATTTGAAGAGGCATTTGATTGGGTTTTAGCCTTTAATGAAGGCTTCCTTTCTTATTCTTTGGGCTCTATTGTAAAGTgggaaaaaaaaggcgATTCCGAAGAGTGGTCTTTCGAGACTCTGCTGGAAAACGTGGAGAGAATTTTAGATGTCGTTGACGCAAAGGCATATTTCGTCCAGGAAGAATCTGTAGTGATATTTTCACTAGAAGACCTATGGAATAACGCGGATCCTATCGCTAGAGTGGCAGTTAATGAAAACGATTATCCAGTTGCAATCTCATACAACGCCGCAATCATACACAGTGTCCAGTTTGTATTTACTCGCAACCTGTGCAAGATTGTTCCACACCAGACAATGTATCTCGACCAAGTTATCAATCACCTTCTCCAGAAAGGAGCCCCAAGCCAGGATATTGATACCCGATACCACGCCCTGAATCATTACAAGTTTTCCTTAGAAAAAATCCTATCAAGTAAAGTTTTGACTAATGAGCCTCTACAAAGCATTGTTGAGCTGATAGACTACTATGACCAGGGGCCTAAATTTAGCGGCCGTTTAGAGATAATCAGCAACTGCTTGCGAAAAATTGAAGTTGAGCATTGGGACTATCTTTTTAAAGAAATCAAACTCACTCCTCGggatcttcttgttcaaTGCGTTGAACAAGATGAAGCAAAAGTACTGGGTGTGCTTCTAATGGTGTTTCTGAACTATGATGGTGGCAAGCGGGGCGGCCAGCCAGAGGTTAAACCTAAATCCAAACCAAAACgaaacaagaaaaacaaaaatcgCGGAGCAAACACAACTCACTCGAACAGCGGCAACGCATCAACCGTGTCTACGATTCTCAATGATGAGGAGCTTATGGTGCAAGTGCTCAAAATTCTGGTGAATGCGGCGGCTTCCTCCACCGAACCTGACCAAGCTCGCGAGTTTTGGGACCTGAGCTTCCAATTGGTTAGATTCATCCATGCGCTGGACAATCAAAATCATAGTTCATTGGTGCAAGACGCCTTGAAGCTAATAACTTGA
- the RRB1 gene encoding ribosome biosynthesis protein RRB1 (highly similar to uniprot|Q04225 Saccharomyces cerevisiae YMR131C RRB1 RiboSome Assembly 2), whose amino-acid sequence MVKRSAQIEEVADTADDRVVSRKVGSSDLPPSASRDEGDIDMGEFEDQYSDEFESDGEIIQMDGDEENEDEQDGDEDFMEKNQQKAQELVNQDQAAEQNQQNAEQQLYLPHMSRPLGPDEVLEADPTVYEMLHNVNLPWPCLSLDIVPDKLGSERRNYPQSLLLTTATQASKKKDNELLLLKMSQLAKTLVKDDNNEEEDDDDEDEDQDPIVENENIPLKDTTNRLKVSPFASESPEKLTATMSENGEVYIFDLGPQVKAFEIPGYQLPKTAKKPIHTVRSHGNVEGYALDWSPLNKSGSLLTGDCSGRVYLTQRHTSKWITDKTAFSAGNNQSIEDIQFSRTEATVFASCGCDGYIRIWDTRSKKHKPAISVKASATDVNVISWNEKIGYLLASGDDNGSWGVWDLRQFSPNTAASTSPVAQYNFHKGAITSISFNPLDDSIIAVASEDNTVSLWDLSVEADDEEIKQQAAETRELQEIPPQLLFVHWQKEVKDVKWHKQIPGCLVSTGTDGLNIWKTISV is encoded by the coding sequence ATGGTGAAGAGATCCGCTCAGATTGAGGAAGTCGCAGACACGGCTGATGACCGCGTGGTGTCGAGAAAAGTGGGTTCTAGCGATCTACCCCCATCTGCCTCCAGAGATGAGGGCGACATCGACATGGGTGAATTCGAGGACCAGTACAGTGATGAGTTCGAAAGCGATGGTGAGATCATTCAGATGGACGGGGATGAAGAGAACGAAGATGAGCAAGACGGCGACGAAGATTTCATGGAAAAGAACCAGCAGAAGGCCCAAGAGTTGGTGAACCAAGACCAGGCTGCGGAACAGAACCAGCAGAATGctgagcagcagctctaTCTGCCACATATGTCGAGACCTTTGGGGCCGGATGAGGTCCTCGAGGCTGATCCCACGGTCTACGAAATGTTACACAACGTCAACCTCCCTTGGCCTTGCTTGTCTCTCGACATTGTTCCCGACAAACTAGGGTCCGAACGCCGAAACTACCCACAGTCCCTTCTTTTGACGACTGCTACCCAGGCTTCTAAAAAGAAAGACAACgagctgttgctgctaAAAATGTCACAGCTTGCAAAAACACTGGTCAAGGACGACAATaacgaagaggaagatgatgacgacgaggacgaagacCAAGACCCTATCGTCGAGAATGAAAACATCCCTCTTAAAGATACCACAAACAGATTGAAGGTTTCGCCCTTTGCCTCTGAGTCCCCCGAAAAGCTCACTGCTACAATGAGCGAAAACGGTGAGGTTTACATTTTTGACTTGGGCCCTCAGGTCAAAGCCTTCGAGATTCCTGGATACCAACTTCCTAAGACTGCCAAGAAACCAATACATACTGTGAGGTCGCACGGTAACGTTGAGGGCTATGCATTGGATTGGTCCCCATTGAACAAAAGCGGGTCTCTTTTGACCGGTGATTGCTCAGGCAGAGTGTACCTGACCCAAAGACATACATCTAAGTGGATCACTGACAAAACAGCTTTCAGCGCCGGCAATAATCAGTCCATCGAAGACATCCAGTTTTCGCGTACCGAAGCTACGGTTTTTGCGTCTTGTGGATGTGATGGCTACATCAGGATCTGGGACACCAGATCTAAGAAGCACAAGCCTGCCATATCTGTTAAAGCCTCCGCAACTGATGTCAACGTCATCAGCTGGAACGAAAAGATTGGGTATCTCTTGGCTAGTGGCGATGACAATGGGTCTTGGGGCGTTTGGGACTTGAGACAGTTTTCGCCAAACACTGCTGCTTCGACAAGTCCTGTCGCGCAGTACAACTTCCACAAGGGTGCAATTACCTCCATATCCTTCAACCCACTCGATGACTCTATTATCGCTGTCGCTAGTGAAGATAACACCGTAAGCTTGTGGGATCTTTCCGTTGAGgctgatgatgaagaaatcaaaCAACAGGCTGCTGAAACAAGAGAGCTTCAGGAGATCCCTCCACAGCTTTTGTTTGTACACTGGCAGAAAGAAGTGAAAGACGTGAAGTGGCATAAGCAGATCCCGGGTTGTCTGGTAAGCACCGGCACAGATGGTCTGAACATTTGGAAAACCATCAGTGTCTAA
- the JLP2 gene encoding Jlp2p (similar to uniprot|P40206 Saccharomyces cerevisiae YMR132C JLP2 Hypothetical ORF), whose amino-acid sequence MVYFYTAKSDEGCEYSIVVGKDKFENDLLIKYGYKDLNYYWFHADKYSSGHVYLKLFDGECDLRNVPKEVVRDCLQLCKSKSIQGNKLPQCTILATPWINLRKSGYMKPGEVSFKSMKKINKLECYGRENQVLNRLDKTKVEVFDNVEELLHQAKKEKDPEFFVNFISQNRELLAIQEQERKSAKKAKKQKSKTGPDFEVSGP is encoded by the coding sequence ATGGTATATTTCTACACAGCAAAGTCTGACGAAGGTTGTGAATACTCTATTGTTGTTGGGAAGGATAAGTTCGAAAACGATTTGCTGATAAAATATGGCTACAAGGACTTGAATTATTACTGGTTCCATGCAGACAAATATTCAAGCGGACATGTTTACTTAAAGCTATTTGATGGCGAGTGCGACCTTCGTAATGTTCCTAAAGAAGTGGTCCGTGACTGTCTACAGCTGTGCAAGTCCAAGTCAATCCAAGGAAATAAATTACCGCAATGCACGATATTAGCGACGCCTTGGATAAATCTACGGAAAAGTGGATATATGAAGCCAGGCGAGGTGTCCTTCAAatcaatgaagaagattaACAAGTTGGAGTGCTATGGAAGAGAAAACCAGGTATTGAACCGACTGGACAAGACGAAAGTCGAGGTTTTTGACAACGTTGAGGAGCTACTCCACCAAGcaaagaaggagaaagATCCGGAGTTCTTTGTAAACTTCATTTCTCAGAACAGGGAGTTACTTGCAAtccaagagcaagaaagaaaGTCAGCaaaaaaggccaaaaaacaaaaaagcaaGACTGGGCCTGATTTCGAAGTTTCCGGGCCGTAA